A part of Rhopalosiphum maidis isolate BTI-1 chromosome 3, ASM367621v3, whole genome shotgun sequence genomic DNA contains:
- the LOC113560058 gene encoding uncharacterized protein LOC113560058 — translation MVNSAEYFSVLADETTDVSLKEQLTLCVRYVNGSGDSVKNVSYREKIGKMMKDQKIRLEITNSMNIRQEDGILIVKATADEKSTDYWTLSHYKTKNIEHVDSKDRWKHVECSMKLEITDEVNDQTISSEPNEFVQTLFDRILKDSKKKITRI, via the exons atggtAAATTCTGCTGAATATTTTTCGGTGTTGGCAGACGAAACAACAGATGTTTCACTAAAAGAACAACTTACATTATGTGTTCGATACGTTAATGGTTCAGGAGACAGTGTAAAA aatgtTTCTTATCgagaaaaaattggaaaaatgaTGAAAGATCAGAAAATTAGACtagaaattacaaattcaatgaACATTCGACAAGAAGACGGGATTTTGATTGTAAAGGCAACTGCTGATGAAAAATCTACTGACTATTGGACGTTGTCAcattataaaacgaaaaacatTGAGCATGTTGATTCCAAGG acagatgGAAACATGTTGAATGTTCGATGAAGCTTGAAATAACCGATGAGGTAAACGACCAAACAATATCGAGTGAGCCGAATGAATTTGTCCAAACACTTTTCGACCGTATCCTGAAAGAttcgaagaaaaaaattacacgaatttga